The DNA window TACGTCTTGAACACAAGTCGTGAAGAAAACACCTCTGTCCATCTCATGAACACTGCTCAATTTTCTCCGATTCAGTTATTTGCAATGTGCCTCAAAGACCTATCAGGCTAAAATCCCTCAAAGCACCGCAGGTGCTGCCAGAACCGCTATCGATGGGAGCAAACAGTGAATGTGGTGACACGAACAGACTCGCCAGTCGACTTACAGGATGGAATCGAACTGACGAAGATCTATTCGGAACTCTTGTTCAATTCACGAGAGGAAGTTGACCGTCTTCAGGTCCGCCGAATTGTCGATATCTCCATCGCAGACCGAATTGATCCTCAACACGACGCCTGGTGGGGTTGGGTCTCCGAAGCTGGACGCGGACTCGGTCTAAAAGTCAAATCAATCAGCTGTGACTGGGATGAGTTCATTAGTCTGGCCCGCGAAGGGGCTACGGTGATCGCCAAAGCTCCTGACGACGGTGGATTCTTCGGCGTCACGAGCACAAATGGCCGAACGCTGCTCATCAGCAATCCTAGAGATGATGGCCGCTTCGTTCGAACGACTCCCGGAGCCATCAGGAAGCGTCTTCCAGTCGACCCCGAGACAGGCTTGGTCAACACAGTCGTTGTCGAACCGCTGGTGGCTCTCTCAGCAGTCCCGGGACGAGCGACACGACCTTTAAACCGCTTTATCGCACTGCTGCGTCCCGAACTCGCAGACGTTTACATGATTCTCGTCTTCGCGATTGTCATCGGCGTTCTGACGATGGCTGTTCCGTTGGCGATTGAAACCTTGGTCAACACGGTCGCGTTCGGAAGCTACCGTCAACCGGTGATCGTGCTGGCCCTCATCCTATTTTCCTTTCTCGCCTTCTCAGCCGCGCTTCGAGCTGTTCAAACGTTCGTAGTCGAGGTCATTCAAAGACGACTCTTCGTCCGCGTCGCTGCGGATATCGGGTATCGCATTCCCCGGGTCGATGTGAAAGCCTTCAACGGGGTCAGTCCTCGAGAACGAGTGAATCGCTTCTTCGATATCGTCACCGTTCAGAAAACAGCTGCCCAGTTTCTGCTCGATGGTGTGACTCTCGTGATGAGTACCGCGATCGGTATGGCTGTCCTCGCGTTCTACCATCCCTGGCTTCTGGGGTTCGACCTTGTCCTTCTCGCACTGATTGCGTTCATCATTCTCGTTCTCGGTCGCGGGGCGGTCGCCACGAGCATCAAAGAATCCAAGTCCAAATACAAAATCGTCGCCTGGCTGGAAGATTTAGCTGAGTGTCAAACCGCGTTCCGCTATCGGGGCGGAGCCGATTTCGCGATCGAACGCACGGATCACCTCGCCCAAGAGTATCTCGACGCCCGGCAGAAACACTTCCACATCGTCTTTCGCCAAATCCTCTTTGCTCTCGGAATGCAGGCCGTTGCAAGTACCGCACTCTTGGGGTTGGGTGGATGGCTTGTTGTGGCTGGAGAACTTACGCTGGGACAACTTGTCGCAGCAGAATTGATCGTGACGATCATCGTTGGCTCGTTTGCCAAACTCGGTAAGCACATGGAATCTTTCTACGACCTGATGGCGTCGGTCGACAAACTCGGTGAACTCTTTGACCTGCCTGTCGAAGAAGACGGAGGACTCTCATCGCGGCCGACTTCTCTCGAACTCAGTCTCGTCGTGAAGAACGTCAAGCATAAGGGCATCAAGTCCGCGTCGAAACCTATCTCGACGATCATTCGAGGCGGAGAACACCTCGCTCTCACCGGTGACGACGAAGGTGGCAAGACAACCTTCCTGGACCTGTTATTCGGGCTTCAGGAGTCCGAGAGCGGATACATCACCGTCAACGGGACCGACGTTCGAGAGATTCGCCTGGAAACTCTTCGACACGCGCATGCCCTTGTGCGTCACGTCGAAGTTTTCTCAGGAACCGTCGCAGAAAACGTACACTTGCAACGTCGCAACGTCACCATGGACGACACGCGAATTGCCCTGACGGCTGTCGGTCTCCTCGACGAGATTCTCGAGCTGCCTGATGGAATTGAAACTCAACTCTCATCCACTGGGTTTCCGCTGACGATCAATCAGCAGCGTAAGCTGATGCTCGCACGATCCATCGCAGGGAATCCAAGTTTGCTGCTGATCGATGGACTGCTCGACGGGTTCTCCGACGCCGACATCGAATTCATCGGGAAGGTCATCTTCGCACCAAATGCCTCATGGACGGCGGTCGTCGCGACCGGGCGACAAGCTCTCTCTTCAAAAGCCCAAAACGAACTCAGCTTTGGTGATCTCCCAGCAAAGCAATCTTTGAACTCGGGAAAAATCAATGGGTAAGACAGAATTCCAAAACGCCCCCAAAATTGTGTCACAGCCCAGGCGCGTCCTCGCTCCAGTTGCATACAACGAAGTGGACATGCCAGCCTTGCGACTGGTCCGTTCATCGAGGTTGTTCCGTCGAGTCGCCACCATCTTGTTCATCGGCTTGGTAACCACGATTTTCGTGATGGCATTCGCACCCTGGCAACAGTCGATCAAAGGATCCGGGAGTGTGGTTGCTTTTGCTCCGGGTGAACGGCAGCAGGTCATCGAGGCGCCCATCAAAGGTCGCATTATTCGATGGGGCGAAGACATTCACGAAAACGCGCGCGTCGTCGAAGGCCAGGTTATCGCCGAGATTCAAGACCTCGACGAGCAATATGCAATGCGACTCCAACAGCAACTCGAACGGGGCCGGGAGCGCGTCCAATCAGCTCAAGACCAACTGAACGCCAGCAACCGAGCACTCGACGCAGCCCACACCGTCGTTGAATCGTTCGAAGAACAGGTCATCGCCTACACGGAAGTGAAAGCCGAGACAATCGCCGCTCAGGATGCTTACGTCGAACAAGCTCGGGAAAAAGTCCGAGGTCTCGAGAATCAGCTCACCGAATACGCTTCGCACATTCCGCAGCTTGAAGCTGAAGCATCGCGAATGGAAACCTTGTACAACGAGGGAAACATCGCTCTTCAAAAAGTTCAGGAAGTGCAGGCGAAACTCTCTGCCCAACGCGCCAAGGTCGAAAAGGCTCGTACCGATATCGCTGCCGCTTCAAAAGAACTCGAAGCAAAGATGTCAGAGCGAGTCGCCAAAATTGCTAAAGCGCAAGTCGACATTGATTACGCCAAAGCTGCCGTTCGCAAAGCAACTGCAGACATGGAGAAAGCCAAAACTGAAGTTGCCAAAGTGACCCAAGAGATGGCGAAAGCTCAGGCCGACGTTTACAAACTCGAATCTGATGTCTCACGACAGGCAAATCAGACCGTCATGGCCCCATTCGACGGTTTTGTCGTTCAGATTACTCCCAACTTCGGAACCGGAGTTCTCAAGGAAGGAGACCCGATCTGCACCATCGTCCCCGATACCAAAGACCGAGCCGTGCAAATCTGGCTCAAAGGGAACGATGCTCCGCTCGTCGAACCGGGACGTCATGTCCGACTTCAGTTCGAAGGATGGCCCGCTGTCCAATTCGCCGGATGGCCGTCCGTTGCTGTCGGAACATTCGGCGGCGAGGTGGTTTCTGTCGATTCAATCGACGACGGGAAAGGGAAGTTTCGAACACTGATTCGACCAGTCAAACTAGAAGACTGGCCGGATGACCGCTATCTGCGTCAGGGAGTGCGAGCGAACGGCTGGGTCATGCTCGATGTCGTTCCTCTCTGGTACGAAGTCTGGCGACAGCTCAACGGATTCCCTCCGGTTGTCACCGATCGGGAAGAAGACGAGAAGCCGGCCAAGCCTCCGCTGCCCAAATAGAAAATAGGCAGCCTCGGAGCACCAGTGAGCCTGGGAAGACTTTTCCGGGAATATGGGTTCATCTGATCATTTGTTTCAGGAGATTCCAAGTGGAACTGCGTTCGTCCTTCAAATCTGGACGAATGATTCCACAGGGAGCGCCCGTCATAGACGGTCTCCCTGACTGCGCGCTACGTGCGGGAATTTCTCGAAAGGCAAAGGAATGTCAGCCCAGCACTGGTTGAGTTTAAGCTGCATACTCGTCCTCATGGGATGCGTTCAATCGCGGAACGTCGTCACTCAGACTTTGGGACTGGAATCAACTCCGACAGGAAAGCAGCAAGCCACTCGTTCCGAAACAGTCAACAAACCCGCGAACGAATCCAGCTCTGCCGATACTATTCAGTTGGCATCTCTACAGGTTCCAGAAGCAGAGCCTGTTCCGACACCGACTCAGCCACCGGAGGAAGCTGCAGACAACAGAGCTCCCGATGTTCCGCAGCCAGAGCTCCCGCAACCGACCGACGAAGAACTCTTCTTACCGCCGGATTTGACGGGTGATCCTCCGGAGTCTCAAACCGGTCAGGAACTCTATCTGGATGCTGTGATCAACTCGGTCTATCAGTCGTACCCCAAGCTTCAGTCGGCACTCTTTGAAAGAAATGTCGCCAACGGAAACTACCTCGCAGCGTGGGGCGAGTTCGACACCAAGCTTAAGGGAGCATCCGAAACCGGCAACTTCGGTTTCTACGAAACTTATCGCAACAACATCGGCGTCGTACAACCACTCTTCGGAGGATCGGATGTATTCGCTGGATACCGAATCGGACGAGGCGATTTCCAGCCGTGGTATAAAGAACGCCAAACCGACGATGGCGGAGAATTTAAGGCTGGCATCGCAGTTCCTCTTGCTCAGGATCGTACGATTGATGCCCGACGAACTGACGTCTGGACATCTTCCATTCAGCGGGAAATTGTTGAGCCAGAAATTCAGGCTCAGCTCATCGCATTCGTGGAACAAGCTTCCTTCGCGTACTGGGAATGGGTCGCTGCTGGACGTCAATTACGAATCGTCGAAGAGGTCCTCAGAATTGCTGACGATCGGAACGATCGGATCCGCCGGCAGGTGGAAGAAGGGTTCCTCGACCCTCCTGAATATACGGACAACCTGCGTTTGATGGCTGATCGACGAGCCAAACAGGCTAGTGCCTTGCAGAAGGTTCAGGAAAAGGCGATCAAGCTTTCGCTTTACTACCGCGACTTCAACGGCCAGCCGATTATTCCTGATCTGAAGGAACTTCCAGTCTTTCCGGAAGTCAAAGCAATTGACGCTCAGGACCTCGACAGCGATATCTACATCGCGCTTCAAAACCGCCCGGAGCTGAGAATCTTCGACTTCGTGCGGCGGCAGCTGGATGTGGAACATGCTCAGGCTGCGAACCTGATGCGACCAGAGGTCGATGCAGTTTTCGTCGCTTCCGATGATGTCGGAGCCCCTGCATCTTCGAAGCGTGATAAATCACGATTCGAATTCGACGCTGGTGTGTACGTCTCTGTTCCAATTCAGCGACGTAAAGCGATTGGAAAGATGCAGTCGATCGAAGGCAAAGTGTCTCAGGTACTCGCCAAGCGTCGGTACGCCACCGACCAGATTGCTGCCGAAGTCAGAAGTGCCTACGTCGCTCTCGAACAGTCCCGAGTCCAGGTCATTCAAGCTCGTGAAGCAGTGCGGCTGGCTGTCGATCTTGCCCGACGTGAAGCTCGAAACGAGGAACTCGGACTCTCAGACATGTTGAAAGTCTCATTGCGAGAACAATATGCTCAGGAAGCAGCAGACAAAGAAGTTGCAGCCCTACTGACATACTTTGAAGCTCAGGCAGCTTATCGCGCCGCTTTGGCCGTCGACCGACTTTAAGGCAAGACTCACACCATCTGCGATCGGCCGCACTCGCGAACTGCTTGTCGCTGGCAGATCGAGTCATCGAAGAACTCTAACCCTGGTTCTTGAAGTACTTCGCCGACTGAAGTTCTGAGAAGTGCCGATCGGAATTCTCTGGCGTACTCGGAACAATCTCCATCGCCTCATCGTCGTACTTCGATTCAATCATGCCAATTACGCTTGACAGAATTGTCACGATCACGATTCCAACGAACGCGAAACAAATCCCGCCGATTACGACCGTCATCGGATTCGTATCGATGTTGGAGCCTTTGGAAAGCATCGCCTCCTCGGGATTCTCAGGGTTGTAATAGACCGGAACTTCCTTCCCGATCGGGAAATTGTTCAGCAGCGCCGCAGCTGGGATTCGCTTGCTGAATGCTTGTTTCCCAATGAGATGAATTCGATCTGTCGTGTATGCTTTTCCGTCAACTTCGAACTCTGCAAGCACACGGGCAACGTAATCGGTCGTCGTCACTTTCGTGATGCGTTTCCCGATCATGACAGTCGATTCTTCCTCGCGAGTTTCGACTTCAGATTTGACGACTTTCCCATTCACCGATGGCCAGTTGCCACCGTCGTCAGTCTTCTCTTTGACCATCGCCACACCGAGTGGACCAACGACACCGCTCAGGATACCGAATCCCACGAGGACATAGGCTGCAAACCGATAAACTTTCAGCTTGCGAATTCGATAGACGTCGAGAGGGTCCATGGGAAATCCCGGAGTGCGTTGTGTTTTCTGACGGTCCCGGAAACGACGCGCGTCGCTTCACGCTTCAACATGGGTCAAAACAGTCGAAAAACTCTAGCTCACAAAGATTCACGTGCCGTGATCGAGTCACCAGAACGCGTCAATTTGAGTGGCTCGTTCAGATTGAGGAGGTTATTCAGGCTGAAAAGCAAAAACGACGTTAAGTTTCAGGCGGAATTGAAGAAGCTTCACCCGAGAGAAGACTACGCCAGAATGTCGCTGACAACATGTCCGTGAACGTCTGTTAACCGGAACTGGCGTCCCTGAAATCGATATGTCAGCTTCTCGTGATCAATCCCCAGCAAGTGCAAAATGGTGGCCTGTAGATCATGAACGTGAACGGGATCGGTCGCGACATTCACTCCCAGATCATCTGACGATCCGTAAGACTTCCCCGGTTGAACTCCCCCGCCAGCCATCCAAACCGTGAACGCATAGGGATGATGATCTCTTCCCCATCGCACACGATTGTTGATATCCCCCTGCAGGAATGGTGTTCGCCCAAACTCCCCGCCCCAAATCACAAGGGTCTCGTCCAATAGTCCCCTCCGGTCGAGATCCTGAACGAGTGCAGCACTTGCCTGATCGGTATCGCGGCATTGATTGTAGAGCTCGGTCGTCAACGAGTTATGCTGGTCCCAGCCAGCGTGCATCAGTTGTACGAATCGCGTCCCACCTTCGATCAGTTTTCGGGCCAGCAAGCAGTTGTGGGCGAATGTTCCCGGTTCTTCAACTCCGGGACCATACATCTCAAGAGTCTCTTTTGTTTCTCTCGACAGGTCCGTCAACTCCGGAACACTCGCCTGCATCTTGAAAGCCAGTTCGTACTGCGAGATACGAGTTGCGATTTCCGGATCACCAAAGTCCCTCAACTTCTGATGATTGATTTCCGCGATGTCATCGAGCCATCCTCGACGCATCTCTCGCGAAATTCCTTGGGGGTTGGAGAGATAAAGAACCGGTTCGTTGCTGCCACGGAATTTGACTCCCTGATACTTCGAAGGAAGAAATCCACTTCCCCAGTAGAAGTCGTAGAAGATCTGCCCACAGGTCGTGTTCTTGGTGATCGACGTCATCACCACAAAAGCGGGCAGGTTCGCTGACTCCGATCCCAGACCGTACGTGAGCCACGCACCGAGGGTGGGTCGCCCAGGAATTTCTCCTCCGCTCAGCAAGAATTGAATCGCTGGAGCATGATTGACAGCTTCTGTACGCATGCTCTTGATGAAGCAAAGCTTATCCGCAATCTGAGCGGTATGTGGCATCAAATCGCTGACCCAGGCTCCTGACTCCCCGTACTGGCGAAACGGTTCCACAGGAGCGAGCATCAGTTTCCCGGAAGCATCTCCGGTCATCGTGCTGAAGCGTTTGCCGTCGACGTAGCCGGCCGGGATCGGTTCTCCATGCAGTTGACTTAAGAGAGGCTTATGGTCGAACAGATCGACATGCGTCGGAGCCCCGTTTTGAAAGAGATAGATGACGCGTTTCGCCTTGGGAGCGAAGTGTGGAAGCGACGGCAATCCTCCGAGAGATTCTGCAGAGCCCAGACATTCCTGATTCAGCAACGCCCCCAAAGCAGCCGTCCCGAGACCGGTTGCGGAACGGCCGAAGAACTCTCTTCGCGTCATGTGCAACTGGTTTTCTAGCCGCGGGTCCATTGCGTTATTCCTTGGATAGAGTTTCGTCGAGGTTGAAAATCGCAAGGCAAAGTGCGGTCCAACTCGCATGTTCCACAGCCGGCAAATCCGAGTTGACTGGAGCCTCACCGATCGAGACAAGGGACGCAGCCAGTTCCGGCGCCGCCTGATATTCGTCACGAGACCGATTCAGTCCACGCAGAAGAACGTCAACTTCCAGTTCGTTCGGAGCTCTCATCAAAACACGTTCGTAGATCTGATGAAGTCGCTCAGTGTCTCCAGCAGACCTGTCTGTCAGAATTTTCTCAGCCAAAACACGAGCTGCTTCGACATACGTGACATCATTGAGCGTCAACAATGTTTGCAACGGTGTATTCGTTCGAAAGACCTTTACCGTGCACGTTTGTCGCGAAGCGTTGTCGAAGAAAAATGTTGGCCCGACAATTCGTCTCCAGAACACGTAGAGACTTCTGCGATACAAGTCTTCCCCATGGTCTTGCTTGTACTCTTTCTTCCCGAATGTCGCTTCCTCCCAGACTCCTTCTGGTTGATAGACATTCACCGGTGGCCCTCCCTGCTTTCGGACCAGCAATCCACTCGCAGCCAAAACTTGATCGCGAACCATCCAGAACGGAAGTCGATAACGTGGTCCTCTCGCGAGAAGACGATTCTGAGGATCTACTTCGAGCATCTCCGGTGTTGTACGCGAAGACTGTCGATAAGCAGAACTCATCACCATGAGCTTCATGAGTCTCTTCACGTCCCAACCGGAATCACGAAAGTCGGCAGCTAGCCAATCGAGCAACTCAGGATGACTGGGACGCTCTCCCTGCACTCCAAAATCTTCCGGAGTCTTCACCAGCCCGATTCCGAAGACCTGCTGCCAAAAACGATTGACCACCACTCGTGCCATTAATGGATTGCGATCAGAAACAAGCCATCTCGCGAGCGCCAGTCGATCAGCTTCCTGCGTCTCGCCAGTTCCATCAGCAGCTGATATTTGTTCAATGATCGGCGGCAAGCTTTCCGGAACGTCCGCAGAAACTTGCTCTCCATGTGCGGTGTACAATCCGCGTTCGAGAATAAACGAGTCCCGCCGCACTGTCTGATCCTGCATGACCATGACTTTGGGAATTCGTTTCTCAAGAGCCTCAATTTTCTCCTCCAGC is part of the Thalassoglobus sp. JC818 genome and encodes:
- a CDS encoding toxin secretion protein, which codes for MGKTEFQNAPKIVSQPRRVLAPVAYNEVDMPALRLVRSSRLFRRVATILFIGLVTTIFVMAFAPWQQSIKGSGSVVAFAPGERQQVIEAPIKGRIIRWGEDIHENARVVEGQVIAEIQDLDEQYAMRLQQQLERGRERVQSAQDQLNASNRALDAAHTVVESFEEQVIAYTEVKAETIAAQDAYVEQAREKVRGLENQLTEYASHIPQLEAEASRMETLYNEGNIALQKVQEVQAKLSAQRAKVEKARTDIAAASKELEAKMSERVAKIAKAQVDIDYAKAAVRKATADMEKAKTEVAKVTQEMAKAQADVYKLESDVSRQANQTVMAPFDGFVVQITPNFGTGVLKEGDPICTIVPDTKDRAVQIWLKGNDAPLVEPGRHVRLQFEGWPAVQFAGWPSVAVGTFGGEVVSVDSIDDGKGKFRTLIRPVKLEDWPDDRYLRQGVRANGWVMLDVVPLWYEVWRQLNGFPPVVTDREEDEKPAKPPLPK
- a CDS encoding DUF1501 domain-containing protein, which gives rise to MDPRLENQLHMTRREFFGRSATGLGTAALGALLNQECLGSAESLGGLPSLPHFAPKAKRVIYLFQNGAPTHVDLFDHKPLLSQLHGEPIPAGYVDGKRFSTMTGDASGKLMLAPVEPFRQYGESGAWVSDLMPHTAQIADKLCFIKSMRTEAVNHAPAIQFLLSGGEIPGRPTLGAWLTYGLGSESANLPAFVVMTSITKNTTCGQIFYDFYWGSGFLPSKYQGVKFRGSNEPVLYLSNPQGISREMRRGWLDDIAEINHQKLRDFGDPEIATRISQYELAFKMQASVPELTDLSRETKETLEMYGPGVEEPGTFAHNCLLARKLIEGGTRFVQLMHAGWDQHNSLTTELYNQCRDTDQASAALVQDLDRRGLLDETLVIWGGEFGRTPFLQGDINNRVRWGRDHHPYAFTVWMAGGGVQPGKSYGSSDDLGVNVATDPVHVHDLQATILHLLGIDHEKLTYRFQGRQFRLTDVHGHVVSDILA
- a CDS encoding ATP-binding cassette domain-containing protein — translated: MNVVTRTDSPVDLQDGIELTKIYSELLFNSREEVDRLQVRRIVDISIADRIDPQHDAWWGWVSEAGRGLGLKVKSISCDWDEFISLAREGATVIAKAPDDGGFFGVTSTNGRTLLISNPRDDGRFVRTTPGAIRKRLPVDPETGLVNTVVVEPLVALSAVPGRATRPLNRFIALLRPELADVYMILVFAIVIGVLTMAVPLAIETLVNTVAFGSYRQPVIVLALILFSFLAFSAALRAVQTFVVEVIQRRLFVRVAADIGYRIPRVDVKAFNGVSPRERVNRFFDIVTVQKTAAQFLLDGVTLVMSTAIGMAVLAFYHPWLLGFDLVLLALIAFIILVLGRGAVATSIKESKSKYKIVAWLEDLAECQTAFRYRGGADFAIERTDHLAQEYLDARQKHFHIVFRQILFALGMQAVASTALLGLGGWLVVAGELTLGQLVAAELIVTIIVGSFAKLGKHMESFYDLMASVDKLGELFDLPVEEDGGLSSRPTSLELSLVVKNVKHKGIKSASKPISTIIRGGEHLALTGDDEGGKTTFLDLLFGLQESESGYITVNGTDVREIRLETLRHAHALVRHVEVFSGTVAENVHLQRRNVTMDDTRIALTAVGLLDEILELPDGIETQLSSTGFPLTINQQRKLMLARSIAGNPSLLLIDGLLDGFSDADIEFIGKVIFAPNASWTAVVATGRQALSSKAQNELSFGDLPAKQSLNSGKING
- a CDS encoding DUF3592 domain-containing protein, whose product is MDPLDVYRIRKLKVYRFAAYVLVGFGILSGVVGPLGVAMVKEKTDDGGNWPSVNGKVVKSEVETREEESTVMIGKRITKVTTTDYVARVLAEFEVDGKAYTTDRIHLIGKQAFSKRIPAAALLNNFPIGKEVPVYYNPENPEEAMLSKGSNIDTNPMTVVIGGICFAFVGIVIVTILSSVIGMIESKYDDEAMEIVPSTPENSDRHFSELQSAKYFKNQG
- a CDS encoding TolC family protein; protein product: MSAQHWLSLSCILVLMGCVQSRNVVTQTLGLESTPTGKQQATRSETVNKPANESSSADTIQLASLQVPEAEPVPTPTQPPEEAADNRAPDVPQPELPQPTDEELFLPPDLTGDPPESQTGQELYLDAVINSVYQSYPKLQSALFERNVANGNYLAAWGEFDTKLKGASETGNFGFYETYRNNIGVVQPLFGGSDVFAGYRIGRGDFQPWYKERQTDDGGEFKAGIAVPLAQDRTIDARRTDVWTSSIQREIVEPEIQAQLIAFVEQASFAYWEWVAAGRQLRIVEEVLRIADDRNDRIRRQVEEGFLDPPEYTDNLRLMADRRAKQASALQKVQEKAIKLSLYYRDFNGQPIIPDLKELPVFPEVKAIDAQDLDSDIYIALQNRPELRIFDFVRRQLDVEHAQAANLMRPEVDAVFVASDDVGAPASSKRDKSRFEFDAGVYVSVPIQRRKAIGKMQSIEGKVSQVLAKRRYATDQIAAEVRSAYVALEQSRVQVIQAREAVRLAVDLARREARNEELGLSDMLKVSLREQYAQEAADKEVAALLTYFEAQAAYRAALAVDRL